CTGAAAAATATAGTCTCAGTGCTCTTCATCACTTAAAACTCACAATATCTATATCCTCAGGCACTCAAGACTTCTGGCTGCTGGGACCAGCTGGCTGCAGACATGGGAGTCTTCTGCTGCAGCACAGGTCCAGAGAGTGTTTAATGTAGTGTGGTGTCTGGACCTCACATCTGTCTTTGTAAATTGTGTATAACTTACGCTGTTATCAGCATGGTGAGCACTGTGATTGGATGGGTGTAAAACATTTTTGTTGAGGGTCTGAGGATGTTTCACAGGAAACCACGGGGCTCCTTTGTCTTTATGTTGAGGCACAGAACAATCACAGACAAGACAGTCATGGTTTCAGACCTGGGCCATTCCCATAGCAATGAAAGTTgcaaagaaagtgaaagaaaggCTCAGAGGAAGTTAGCATGAGAATTTTATTAATGTCAAGAAGGACGCAGATGCGATACTTTCTGATTAATGCTTTTACTCAGGAGAGGTAGAAAAACTAATAGCTGTTGGAGATGTTGGTGGAGTACTGAGGCATGTCGAGTCCCTCCCGAGGCTGGGAGGAGCGTGGGCAGTGGTCAAGTGCAGCAGGCAGTGCTTGCCCCAGAGCCACCTCTGAGGTCCAGGCAGAGGCTCTTCATCACGGCTCTGCTTTGCTGCTTGACATCTCCACTATGTTTTCGGCTGTCTCGGGAGTGTCCTGCAGCGCCCTCTGGAGAACCATTTTGAGGGTCTGGTGCTTTAACTGATGCCTGAAGTAGCCCACGAAGAAGTAAATGATGGGGTTGGCACAGCTGTTAACAGCTGTCAGGACGAGTGTTACCAGATAAAGAGTATAAGCAAACACACCGTAATCGATCTTAATCCAGATTAACAGGAACCAGTGGATGCCGAAGGGCAACCCGCAGAGGAGAAAAACCAAAACGGTCAGCATGATGGTCACGTACAATCTGGTGAGCTTCATCTGCCCAGCGCCACAGAACAACCTGGCCAGCAGAGCCAGGCTGGACAGAAAAAGGACCACAAACAAAAAGATCAGGCATGCAGCAGTAAAGAAGTTCGATGCCAGACACAGGTTGTCATTTTTGTCTTTGGTATCTTCTAAGAAGACACAAAAATACCTATTCAGAATGCAGATCAACAGTGACAGGACCCAGATCGCAGAACACATGACAGTGGATGTGTGTTTTGGGCGGCAGAAGCGATACCAGATGGGGCAGAGGACAGACAGGCAGCGCTCCGTGCTGATGGCGCTGAGCATGCTCAGACCCACGATGTAGGGAACCATCATGACGGTGTTAAAGCACGGGAGAAAGATAATGTCGGGGTATAAAAACTTGCGGAGCAGCAGCGTGGAATCTATGATGTGACAGAGTAGGAAGAGGAAGTCAGCCAGGGCCAAGTTTAGGATGTAGACCGAGAAGGCATTCCTGCGCACACGGAAGCCCAGGAGCCAGAACACAATGGCATTTCCTGTCAGCCCAACCAGTCCAGAGATGATAATGATCAAGTTTGGGATCAGGGTCCTGCTGTTGAAACTTCCAGGTATGATTTTGTCTATTGGATTTGTTGACATGACTGCCATTGGCGAGGCTGAGGTGTTTAGGGCCAGAAACCCTACATCTGTGCTGCTGGGAACAGAAAGAAGATATGAGGCCTTCCGTATGAACACACCTTTTGTTAAAGACATATTTTATTAACACATAtttgttgggaacaagcaaaagaaacttattaTACCCACTACCATTCcattttcagactccatttaatcATAGAGAGAAAGTAAATTCAAGGTCTCAGGATCTAGGAGGAGCTGGGGACTTCCCAAAAGCTAAAACAGCTcctattataaggaaatagttgTCATAGTCCAGATATCTCAGGGACAGCTTGTAAAGGAACAGCTGCCTGAGCCCAGACACCTCAAGGGCAACGCCTCCATCTTACTGGCAGCATTAACTAAGTGTCTATTCCCAGGTCCAGGAACTTACTCTCAATCTGTTTGGTGAAAACTCCCTTGCTCAACCCCTTATGTCAAAACATAATTGGACAGTGCTGCAGCCCATCCCGGTCCCCTATCATTAAGGTTTAATTCCTTAAATAAGCTGTATGATATTCCTTCAGGGTTCAGCTCTTGAGTCTGTTCTACAGCTCCAATAGACCAGAATCAGCTTGCTTACAATAAATTTTTGTCATCTGCATTAACATATTTTGAGATGTTGGATTTATGTTGGATTTAAGCAGACTCCACAACATATTAACTTTATTAGATGATGAATTTTATTATGAGATTTTTCAGATATTTATTATGTGCTTTTTAATGACCATTAATTGATTTTTAGGCCTAGCTTGCCTGTTAGGAataatggtttttgtgttttagGGGAGGTGATACAGATTGTCAGAGGGCAAGCAAGTTATTAAGAACCCAAAAGCCCTGGAACCCACTTCCTCACCTTTGAGCAGTCCTTTGGAATCATCACCACGGTGTATTGATTATATGTGGATGGGAGAAAAACCAGAGAAGAAATATTTAAGCTCAGTTTTAGATGGAAGTCTATACTGTAGGTTAAGAAACCACCCATCTTAAAGAAAGTACAGAAAGAGTGAGGAGAAGAAGTTAACATGGGATGGAATAGCAGTTGTCCAGGAAGAAACAATCAGAGTCTGGAAGCTTTCTTTATGAGTTCTGGAATCCACAGAGGCCTCCAGACCAAAGACGGATGCAGACAGGCATCCACACAGCTTCCTCCTTGTGCTCTCTAAGAGACACCAGGCACTATGATCCAAACGGAatagaaaaggaagcaaatgGAAACCCAGTAAATCTTTTACTTCCAAATAGGGAGGTTAGAAATGTTCAAGGCTAATTTTAGGACCTGAGGTATTTGTCTGTTATATTGAACTTCAATAGGAACAAATTATATTTAGTTTGTTGAGTAGGGTACTTGGGTTTGTAAAATCCTTATGGCTGAAACAAAACCTAAGACTTAATCAGACAAAGGAATAATCTCCTTATCATACCATGCAAGCCATTTTAATACCAATCCCTGATCTCTTGCAGTATTGGTCAAGGCTCTGTCTTCTCACATCACTACATGATCCTACTATGATGCCCTTCACCACTACACACTCTCCCCATGATGCCTGCATCACTACACACTCCTCCCTTGGTGCTAATCATCATGACACACTCCCATTGTGATACTCGACAATACTTCACACAATGACATGGCACTCTACCCCTCTACACAATCCCACCATGATGCCCTGTATCACCACACAATCCCACCATGATGCTATAACTACACACTTCCACTGTGATGCTCTAAAATCACTATGCACACCAACACAATACTCAGAATCACTACAGAATTCCATAATGCTCTAcatcaccatgtggatgctgggatttgaactcaggaccttcagaagaacagtgagtgctcttaacagctgagtcatctctcctgctgATTCTCTACATCACATGGGGTGCCATACTTAACAAATTTGCCACTTGAGGATTGCTCAGTCAGCAGTGTGTGGCCCTTTTGAATTAACCactagtcaagaaaatgcctatGGAGTTGCCTGCCacccaatctgatggagacatttctcagttctcttttgttttggtttggtttgtgttgaGTTGACATAAGTCCCAACCATACCCAACCCAACataaccaacccaacccaacataatcaaaccaaaccaaaccaaaccaaccaaacaagaaacACTAAggcaataaatagaaatattccTGCGAGCATTTCTAGATTCTCTAGCCAGACTCTATCCATTTCATGTTCAAGCGTACAAACAGGTACATTAATTTGAAAGACTTTCCTGTGAAACCAATGGGACTCCAGGACATTCTTACACCAGTGGGAATGGTTTCTCAGGTTAATTTGCTGAGGTTCTCAGAGGTTATTGAAATTATGACCCTTGGGAGTTTAGATATTGCTCTGGTTGGTATTAGACATATCCATTGTTCTTGTGGTGTATCCAGAATACAAAAGTTACTGGATCATGAAATTTTCCACTGAaatttcaaaggaaagaaaaaaatctgtcagtGTGCAGCAGGGTGGCATTATTTACAGAGGAACCCTCACGCCCCCAAGAGTGTGATAAGTGAACCTTTAGGGTAAAGCCTAAACTGCAATGGCAATCCAAGGATGTTGGAGATACCACAGGAAAAGAATTCTGTAGAGGAAAGGCACAAGTACCAGAGAGAGGCCAAGTGGGCTACAAATGGCAAGACTCTTAGAACTTAGCTGCCCAAGCCTGTCAGTGCTTAGATCATGATACTGTATGCTCTAGATATTGGACATGGAGACACGGTGTGCTAATGGAGATCTCTCTATGGGAGATCACAATTTAGGTGACCCATGAAATCTCAGCGATAGGATTGCTTAATCAGGACCTCATAATGACAGCATCAGTTGACATGCCAATGTGGACAGGGGAAATCCCACAAGACTCACCTCTAAGTGAAGAGCTCCAGGTAATCCATGGCTCTCAAAAGAGTGGGAGAATCAGTTCTCTTCAGGGATAAGTCCCTTGATAGATTATCCAATCCCAAGTCATCAGTCCTAAACACATATCCAATCAAGCAATACTAAATGATTTTAGtatgttgtacatgtgtgtacatacatccatgcatccatgtatatatatacatggatgcatggatgtaTATATACGGAATTTTAGGGGGAGcacatggtaggaggagagaagaggagttgGAGTGGGGGAGATGAGAGGTAGAAACAACGTAAATATAGTACTcatgtattaaattctcaaaaagttAAATAACGCATTTctttacatatacaaaataaattgaaatgatttcttttatcttACAAGATCATAGTATAATAAACCaagaaaccaatagaaaagaaactatgaaGACTTAAAAACACATGGAGATAGAAACTTTTCTACAATGAAGAAACTACAGAGTAAATAAAAGATAACAGTGCCAAAAAGTCAGCcctaaaacatacatacaaatgataCTATATGGACCACAAaggttgtatttaggaatatatatatataatttcattttcctatGTATGtaggtacatatgtatgtatgtataggatatgtatgtgtgtaacctatacacatagatacatatatgcatgaaatGACAATTAggttaaaaaaagagaaggatgaggagtgatatgtgggagggtttggagagaaaaaatgaaaggaagaaatgtaaCTAAATCATAAtttcaagaataaaaataatattggacaaaaaaaatgacaaaacttgatattttgcaaaaacaaaaaacaaaaaaaaaacattcctaGAATCAtgtgaaaatcaaaacagaatgtaCATAAGTTTCATATATAGTGAATGCAGTGCTAAGTGGTAGTTTATTGCTAGGAgtgtttttgttaaaaaaaatcagagcaaaCTAAAACAACTTAATGATGTACTTCCAAAGTCTTAGAAAACTGAGAACAAGCCCACCAGGACACCACTTGCACCCAGGAGCTTGACAGCACCATAACCAGCTGGGCTCCTACCATGCCAGTggtcatctgccctgcagggaggcagTTAGAGGAAGTCCAGTCCTAAGAGGTGAGGCATcatcatctttgctcctgtgactgtgtagaggtgcAGACAGGTACACAGGGATCACCTGAGTAGAAGAGCACTTGGGACAGACTCCTCCAGGGTCCCACCTGCACTCAGGAGTTAGGCAGTGCTTctacagccatctgtgcacctagtctgctaggggatatctgctctgcattgagtcccatgattagaggtgaggccaacaTCTTCTCTCATGTGAGTGGGTTGTTGCAACCAATAACACAGAGAACACCCGACTGTAAGATCATTTGGGACTTGGTCTGACAGGGCCagacctgcacccaggagctgggaaatTCCAAATCAATCTGTACCAGGGAAAAGCTGGTAACCTAgaggtgctgagataggcttgcaggcacacaaaagggacaagcaccagccagtgacagcaggaccaactaacaccagagataagcagatggcaaaaggcaaacttaggaatattactaacagaagtcaaggcaatatgacaccatccaaacccaattctcccacaacagcaagtcctagataacCCCAACAAACCTGAAAAGTAAGATttcgatttaaaatcacaggtcatgatgctaatGAGGGTTTCATTTAgcgcttcaagaaggatataaataactcccttaaagaaatacaggacaacacaagtaaacagggagaagcccttgaagaactaagggaaaacacagcaaaacaagtgaaggaattaaacaaagcatccagaatctaaagaagaaggtagaaacaataacaaattcacaaagggagacaacttgggacatagaaaacctaggaaagcagtcaggagtcatgggtccaagcatcaataacagaatacaagagatagaatatgagagataaaagagaaaatctcagatgcagaagatatcatagaaaacattgatacaatagtcaaagaaaatgaaaaatgcaaaaggctcctaacccaaattatccaggaaatctagcacaatatgagaaaaccaaacctaaggattataggcatagaagagagtgatgatttctaacttaaagggccagtaaatgtcttaaacaaaattatagaagaaaacttccctaacataaagaaagagatgcacatgaacataaaagaagcctacagaactccaaatagatttgacaagaaaagaaattcctcccatcacataataattaaaacacagaatatactaaacaaacaaagaatattaaaagcagtaaggtaaaaaggtcaagtattgtacaaaggtagacctatcagaattacattggatttctcaccagaaactatcaaagccagaagagcctgggcagatgtgatATGGAAACTaatggaacacaaatgccaaccagattgatatatccagcaaatctctcaattaccataagtggagaaaccaaagtatttcatgacaaaatcaaatttacacagtatctttccacaaatccagcccttaaaaggaaaataaaaggaaaacaccaacaaagggagggaaactacacactagaaaaagcaagaaattaatcttccttcaacaaacccaaaagaagataaccacacaaatataaaaattacatcaaaaatattaggaagcaacaatt
This portion of the Apodemus sylvaticus chromosome 1, mApoSyl1.1, whole genome shotgun sequence genome encodes:
- the LOC127682218 gene encoding mas-related G-protein coupled receptor member A-like, with amino-acid sequence MGKSSTDVGFLALNTSASPMAVMSTNPIDKIIPGSFNSRTLIPNLIIIISGLVGLTGNAIVFWLLGFRVRRNAFSVYILNLALADFLFLLCHIIDSTLLLRKFLYPDIIFLPCFNTVMMVPYIVGLSMLSAISTERCLSVLCPIWYRFCRPKHTSTVMCSAIWVLSLLICILNRYFCVFLEDTKDKNDNLCLASNFFTAACLIFLFVVLFLSSLALLARLFCGAGQMKLTRLYVTIMLTVLVFLLCGLPFGIHWFLLIWIKIDYGVFAYTLYLVTLVLTAVNSCANPIIYFFVGYFRHQLKHQTLKMVLQRALQDTPETAENIVEMSSSKAEP